A DNA window from Carnobacterium funditum DSM 5970 contains the following coding sequences:
- a CDS encoding TPM domain-containing protein, protein MKIDKKSNKIIYFLVAFSLTFLYFNPLKVMATSDYPEPSKNFYVSDEADMLSPETEKFIIDVNKHYEDTKEKPQIVVATIDTLDGDSIENYSEKLFKQWGIGGSELDNGVLILMSESEREIRFEVGYGLEGALTDSGTGAILDRNIEDLKNNNFDTALKNIFTETAVKVNKEYMFDNEVVFSGYEVDETAYDDGNDGGISTVFIILIIFFLVSSFFSGGGGGGSGGRRSSILPFLIGMSAGNRGGRGGRGGGFGGGGFGGGGGFGGGGSSGGGGSSRGF, encoded by the coding sequence GTGAAAATAGACAAGAAGAGTAATAAAATTATTTACTTTCTAGTCGCATTCAGTTTAACTTTTCTTTACTTTAATCCCTTAAAAGTAATGGCGACTTCTGATTACCCGGAACCATCTAAAAATTTTTATGTTTCTGATGAAGCGGATATGCTCTCACCGGAAACGGAGAAATTTATTATTGATGTAAATAAGCATTATGAAGATACAAAAGAAAAACCACAAATTGTCGTAGCAACGATTGATACTCTTGACGGTGATAGCATAGAAAACTACAGTGAAAAATTGTTTAAACAATGGGGTATTGGTGGTAGTGAATTAGATAATGGTGTCTTAATACTGATGAGTGAATCAGAACGCGAAATTAGATTCGAAGTTGGCTATGGATTAGAAGGTGCTTTGACTGATAGTGGAACGGGAGCTATCTTAGATCGCAATATAGAAGATTTAAAAAACAACAATTTTGATACAGCATTAAAAAACATCTTCACTGAGACTGCGGTTAAAGTAAATAAAGAATACATGTTTGATAATGAAGTTGTATTTTCGGGTTATGAAGTCGACGAAACGGCTTATGATGATGGAAATGATGGTGGGATTTCCACAGTTTTTATTATTTTAATTATCTTTTTTCTTGTAAGTAGTTTCTTTTCCGGCGGCGGTGGCGGCGGTTCAGGTGGTCGTCGTTCTAGTATATTGCCATTTCTAATCGGTATGTCTGCAGGAAACCGAGGCGGTCGAGGTGGCCGAGGTGGCGGATTTGGCGGCGGCGGTTTCGGAGGCGGCGGTGGTTTTGGCGGTGGCGGTAGCTCTGGCGGCGGCGGTTCTAGTCGTGGATTTTAG
- a CDS encoding PhoH family protein, whose product MNALFGVQDRNLKLVEDTLNVAINSRGNKIEVVGPEQLGHTIENILNKLQELINRGISISEPDVVTAIKMAQDGTLDYFISMYDKEIGKNFEGISIRAKNFGQRRYVKSINNHAVTFGIGPAGTGKTYLAVVMAINALKNGDVKKIILTRPAVEAGEHLGFLPGDLKEKVDPYLRPIYDALYNLFGLEHTNRLMERGVIEIAPLAYMRGRTLEDAFVILDEAQNTTVSQMKMFLTRLGFGSQMVINGDVTQIDLPKGATSGLIHAETILRHVTNIDFVYFDSKDVVRHPVVASIIEAYDEKKKPS is encoded by the coding sequence ATGAATGCATTATTTGGAGTACAAGACAGAAACTTAAAATTAGTTGAAGATACGTTGAATGTTGCAATTAATAGTCGTGGGAATAAAATAGAAGTTGTTGGCCCTGAACAATTAGGTCACACTATTGAAAATATATTAAATAAATTACAAGAATTGATTAATCGAGGTATTTCGATTAGCGAACCTGATGTTGTAACAGCTATCAAAATGGCGCAAGATGGTACATTAGATTATTTTATAAGTATGTATGATAAAGAAATAGGTAAAAATTTTGAAGGAATCTCAATACGAGCAAAAAACTTCGGTCAACGACGTTATGTTAAATCAATTAATAATCATGCGGTTACTTTCGGTATTGGTCCTGCTGGAACAGGCAAAACTTATTTGGCAGTTGTCATGGCTATCAATGCTTTAAAAAATGGAGATGTCAAAAAAATTATTTTAACTCGACCTGCCGTTGAAGCGGGAGAACATTTAGGGTTTTTACCAGGAGATTTAAAAGAAAAGGTTGATCCTTATCTGAGACCTATTTATGATGCGTTGTACAACCTTTTTGGATTAGAGCACACCAACCGTCTAATGGAACGTGGTGTAATAGAGATTGCTCCTCTTGCCTATATGCGTGGTCGTACATTGGAAGATGCTTTCGTTATTTTGGATGAAGCACAGAATACAACCGTTTCGCAAATGAAAATGTTTTTGACACGTCTAGGGTTCGGATCGCAAATGGTTATTAATGGGGACGTTACTCAGATTGATTTGCCAAAAGGAGCCACAAGTGGGTTAATCCATGCTGAAACTATTCTTCGTCATGTAACTAATATCGATTTTGTTTATTTCGATTCGAAGGATGTTGTAAGACATCCTGTTGTTGCAAGTATCATAGAAGCATATGATGAAAAAAAGAAACCTAGTTAA
- a CDS encoding Fur family transcriptional regulator — MTAVEKAIGILKKNGYKYTDKREQMLSIFVNEDRYLPAKEVHLLLKEIYPTISYDTIYRNLYTFVRLDVLEETELNGEKMFRFGCMHQGHHHHFICTNCGMTKNIKMCPMNFFEEQLNGCEIESHRFEIFGKCKECAAKNN, encoded by the coding sequence ATGACTGCAGTTGAAAAAGCCATTGGAATTTTGAAAAAAAATGGTTATAAATATACAGATAAACGTGAGCAAATGTTATCGATTTTCGTTAATGAGGATCGTTATTTACCTGCAAAAGAAGTTCATTTATTATTAAAAGAAATTTATCCTACAATAAGTTATGATACTATTTATCGTAATTTATATACTTTTGTAAGATTAGATGTCTTAGAAGAAACTGAATTAAACGGAGAAAAAATGTTCCGTTTTGGGTGTATGCACCAAGGACATCATCATCATTTTATTTGTACAAATTGCGGTATGACAAAAAATATCAAAATGTGTCCAATGAATTTTTTTGAAGAGCAACTAAATGGATGTGAAATTGAGTCACATCGCTTCGAAATATTTGGTAAATGCAAAGAATGTGCAGCAAAAAACAACTAA
- the era gene encoding GTPase Era, which translates to MENKKEHTSGFVSIVGRPNVGKSTLLNRVVGQKIAIMSDKAQTTRNKIQGIYTTDDSQIVFIDTPGIHKPKHRLGDFMVESALSSLRGVDVILFMVSAVEKRGPGDNFIIDKLKEQKTPVFLLINKIDEIHPDKLLEIIDDYRTQMEFEQIIPISATEGNNVDTLLSEILKYLPEGPQFYPEDQVTDHPEYFIVSELIREKVLQLTREEVPHSVAVVVESMQRNELGKVQVHAAIIVERSSQKGIIIGKGGKMLKDIGIRARRDIEVLLGDKIYLDLWVKVQKDWRDRQTNLQDFGYRKEDY; encoded by the coding sequence ATGGAGAATAAAAAAGAACACACATCAGGATTTGTTTCCATTGTGGGACGTCCAAATGTAGGGAAATCAACTTTACTAAATAGAGTGGTTGGTCAAAAGATTGCGATTATGAGCGACAAAGCTCAAACAACTAGAAATAAAATCCAAGGAATTTATACGACTGATGATTCTCAGATTGTCTTCATTGATACTCCAGGAATTCATAAACCTAAACACCGTTTAGGAGATTTCATGGTAGAGTCTGCATTAAGTAGCTTAAGAGGGGTAGATGTTATTCTTTTTATGGTAAGTGCGGTTGAAAAACGTGGTCCTGGCGATAATTTTATTATTGATAAATTAAAAGAACAAAAGACTCCTGTATTTTTGTTGATTAATAAAATTGATGAAATTCATCCTGATAAATTACTTGAAATTATTGATGATTATCGGACACAAATGGAATTCGAACAAATCATCCCAATTTCAGCTACTGAAGGAAATAATGTGGATACCTTACTCTCTGAAATTCTTAAGTATTTACCTGAAGGTCCACAATTTTATCCAGAAGATCAAGTAACGGATCACCCTGAATATTTCATTGTATCGGAATTAATACGTGAAAAAGTATTGCAATTGACCCGTGAAGAAGTACCCCACTCAGTTGCAGTAGTAGTTGAAAGCATGCAAAGAAATGAACTTGGCAAAGTTCAAGTGCACGCAGCGATTATTGTTGAACGTTCTAGTCAAAAAGGGATTATTATTGGAAAAGGCGGTAAAATGCTAAAAGATATTGGTATCCGCGCTCGTCGTGATATCGAAGTTTTATTAGGAGACAAAATTTATCTAGATCTTTGGGTAAAAGTTCAAAAAGACTGGCGTGATCGCCAAACAAACTTGCAAGATTTTGGTTACCGTAAAGAAGATTATTAA
- the rpsU gene encoding 30S ribosomal protein S21 translates to MSKTVIKKNESLDDALRRFKRTVSKTGTLQEARKREFYEKPSVKRKKKSEAARKRKF, encoded by the coding sequence ATGTCAAAAACAGTTATTAAGAAAAATGAATCTCTTGATGATGCTCTTCGTCGCTTCAAACGCACCGTTTCAAAAACTGGTACTTTGCAAGAAGCCCGTAAACGCGAATTCTACGAAAAACCAAGTGTGAAACGTAAGAAGAAATCTGAGGCGGCTAGAAAACGTAAGTTCTAA
- a CDS encoding diacylglycerol kinase family protein produces the protein MAWKDNKTVCKNSRFIDSFKYAFKGIQTVFQEERNMRIHLFLGVVILLISFFIGLQKYEWLWIILSIFLVLVMEILNTIIENVVDLITKNQYHPLAKKAKDMAAAAVLTTAFFSIITAAIIILPKFLERFI, from the coding sequence ATGGCCTGGAAAGATAATAAGACTGTATGTAAAAACTCACGCTTCATTGATTCCTTTAAATACGCATTCAAAGGAATACAAACCGTATTTCAAGAAGAACGAAATATGCGTATTCATCTTTTTCTAGGAGTCGTTATATTACTTATTTCCTTTTTTATAGGATTACAAAAATATGAATGGCTTTGGATTATATTAAGCATCTTTTTAGTTTTAGTCATGGAAATCTTAAACACTATTATTGAAAATGTTGTTGATTTAATAACAAAGAACCAATACCATCCTTTAGCTAAAAAGGCTAAAGATATGGCTGCTGCTGCTGTTCTAACTACCGCTTTTTTTTCAATTATCACCGCAGCTATTATTATTTTGCCTAAATTTTTAGAACGATTTATTTAA
- a CDS encoding cytidine deaminase has protein sequence MEKNEKITLQLVKEATEMLENAYVPYSNFPVGASLITDDGIIYSGCNIENASYGLSNCAERTAIFKAVSEGKKSFKQLVVTGKTNGPISPCGACRQVMVEFCEPDMPVLLTNTNGDKYETTVKELLPGAFQSEDMV, from the coding sequence ATGGAAAAAAATGAAAAGATAACACTACAATTAGTAAAAGAAGCTACAGAGATGTTAGAAAATGCTTATGTTCCATATTCAAACTTTCCAGTAGGTGCCTCACTTATAACAGATGATGGTATAATTTACAGTGGCTGTAATATTGAAAATGCTTCTTATGGATTAAGCAATTGCGCTGAACGTACGGCTATTTTCAAAGCCGTTTCTGAAGGGAAAAAATCATTTAAGCAGTTAGTTGTTACTGGTAAAACAAATGGGCCCATATCTCCTTGTGGCGCATGTAGACAAGTTATGGTAGAATTTTGTGAGCCGGATATGCCGGTACTGTTAACAAATACAAACGGAGATAAATACGAAACCACAGTAAAAGAACTTTTACCTGGTGCGTTTCAATCGGAGGATATGGTTTAA
- a CDS encoding HD family phosphohydrolase yields the protein MRRRLTAIQNKMGKMYIPILLLLFSTVLFFIMFSSVKPRELDIKLYQVADETIRAQSTVEDLEKTIDNRQIAANNVAPVYSYNADLNDIQTEKIHLLFATVKEANKLAEEQFQEKLKEATSKTNSNSKEESTTSNANIKKLTPNEKLVLFNTKLINNDEETKEFVSSLPEWSILELLGATEVIVNQIEKATTKTLSEAMSIPIRVDELSKKKQEAIASLDYWEFKADQKRVAGLILDNSLVENNVYNEQVTEKQRESAKISVQPALILQGQVIVQEGHVIDSNVMNQIKLLGLLDNTSSYHLFYSLFLILLSQALVLFYLGKTKKDSLLKKGQELTLYTLIMTSTLMVLKGLSLMQQSGLANINLLYPAALAPILLTTFSSRRYGIVANGFLVAFSVFLFRENTGTNSIIMFTLFYLFSGMMGTMITKKRIINQFLNTFMWISFFNALFISSLILYLNLPFLSRESLLIILFALGSGLLSYFLAILFSPYIELLFADNAVLTLMKLENPTNSLLKELVTKTPGTYHHSLMVANLSANAVGSIGGDSLFARVACYYHDVGKLRHSLFFVENLSSGMENPHNLLTPFESRDIIFGHVSEGVKILKEAKMPQSIIDICAQHHGTTLMKFFYIKAKELDETVQEAEFRYPGPKPQTKEAAVINIADSAEAAVRSMTNPTKETIEIFIHQLVNDRMTDGQFDECSISIKELKIVEQSICEGLNGTFHSRIEYPSLSEKDTNKNNA from the coding sequence ATGCGTAGACGTTTGACTGCTATACAAAATAAAATGGGGAAAATGTATATTCCTATTTTGTTACTATTGTTTTCTACTGTACTTTTTTTTATCATGTTCAGTAGTGTGAAACCAAGAGAATTAGACATCAAGCTTTACCAAGTTGCTGATGAAACTATTCGTGCTCAGTCGACAGTGGAAGACTTAGAAAAAACAATAGATAATCGACAAATAGCAGCTAATAATGTTGCTCCGGTCTATTCTTATAACGCCGACTTGAATGATATACAAACTGAAAAAATTCATTTGTTGTTTGCTACTGTTAAAGAAGCGAACAAATTGGCAGAAGAACAGTTTCAAGAAAAACTAAAGGAAGCAACGAGTAAAACAAATTCTAATTCAAAAGAAGAAAGTACGACATCAAATGCCAATATAAAAAAATTAACACCCAATGAAAAACTTGTTCTTTTTAATACTAAGTTAATAAATAATGATGAAGAAACAAAAGAATTTGTTTCCTCGTTGCCAGAATGGTCCATTCTTGAACTGCTTGGGGCAACTGAAGTAATCGTGAACCAGATTGAGAAAGCTACCACAAAAACCCTTTCTGAGGCTATGTCAATACCTATCAGAGTTGATGAACTTAGCAAAAAAAAGCAAGAAGCTATTGCTAGTTTAGATTATTGGGAGTTCAAAGCTGACCAAAAGCGTGTAGCCGGTTTGATTTTAGACAATTCTTTAGTTGAAAACAATGTTTATAATGAACAAGTTACAGAAAAACAACGTGAAAGTGCTAAGATTTCTGTCCAACCAGCTTTAATTTTACAAGGACAGGTGATTGTACAAGAGGGACATGTTATCGATAGCAACGTTATGAACCAAATTAAATTACTTGGTTTATTAGATAATACGTCTTCCTATCATCTTTTTTATAGTTTATTTTTAATCTTATTATCACAAGCATTGGTTTTGTTTTATTTAGGAAAAACAAAAAAAGATTCTCTATTAAAGAAAGGGCAAGAATTAACGTTGTATACATTAATTATGACTAGCACATTAATGGTCTTAAAAGGCCTATCGTTGATGCAACAATCAGGCTTAGCAAATATCAACTTGTTATACCCGGCCGCCTTAGCTCCAATTTTATTGACTACATTTAGCTCAAGGCGATATGGCATAGTTGCAAATGGTTTTCTAGTTGCATTTTCAGTGTTTTTATTCAGAGAAAACACAGGTACGAATAGTATCATTATGTTCACTTTATTCTATTTATTTAGTGGTATGATGGGAACAATGATTACAAAGAAAAGGATCATCAATCAATTTTTGAATACATTTATGTGGATTTCTTTTTTCAATGCTTTATTTATTAGTTCTCTTATTCTCTATTTAAACTTACCATTTTTATCTAGAGAGTCACTATTGATTATTTTATTTGCTTTGGGTAGTGGACTTCTTTCATATTTCTTAGCTATCCTATTTTCACCCTATATTGAATTATTGTTTGCAGACAATGCGGTGTTAACTTTAATGAAATTAGAGAATCCTACTAATTCTTTATTAAAAGAGCTTGTTACAAAAACTCCAGGTACATATCATCATAGCCTCATGGTTGCTAATTTAAGTGCTAATGCTGTAGGATCTATTGGTGGTGATTCTTTATTTGCAAGGGTTGCTTGCTATTACCATGATGTTGGTAAATTGAGGCATTCTCTTTTCTTCGTAGAAAATCTATCTTCAGGAATGGAAAATCCTCATAATTTGCTAACACCATTTGAAAGTAGAGATATTATTTTTGGACACGTTAGCGAAGGGGTAAAAATATTAAAAGAGGCAAAAATGCCACAATCGATAATAGATATATGTGCTCAACATCATGGAACAACGTTAATGAAGTTCTTTTATATTAAGGCTAAAGAATTAGACGAAACGGTTCAAGAAGCAGAATTTAGATATCCGGGTCCCAAGCCACAAACAAAGGAAGCTGCTGTCATTAATATAGCTGATAGCGCAGAAGCTGCAGTAAGATCGATGACAAATCCAACGAAGGAAACGATTGAAATTTTCATCCATCAATTAGTTAACGATCGAATGACCGATGGACAGTTCGATGAATGCTCAATTTCTATTAAAGAACTCAAAATAGTAGAACAATCTATTTGTGAAGGACTAAACGGTACGTTTCATTCGAGGATTGAGTATCCGAGTTTATCAGAAAAAGACACAAACAAAAATAATGCATAA
- a CDS encoding GatB/YqeY domain-containing protein, which yields MSLLTTINDDIKTAMKAKDKNTLAVLRMLKAAFQNEKIKTGNELSEDEELTLLSREMKQRRESLIEFEKANREDLVEQTQNAIKLVGKYLPQQLSEEELQVIISNAVSEVNATSMKDFGKVMGVVMPITKGKADGNVINRLVKDQLN from the coding sequence TTGTCACTTCTAACAACCATAAACGATGATATCAAAACTGCTATGAAAGCTAAAGATAAAAATACTTTAGCTGTTTTACGTATGCTAAAAGCAGCGTTTCAAAACGAAAAAATTAAAACAGGTAATGAATTGAGTGAGGATGAAGAATTAACACTTCTTTCTCGCGAAATGAAACAACGACGTGAATCTTTAATTGAGTTTGAAAAAGCTAATAGAGAAGACTTGGTTGAGCAAACGCAAAATGCAATCAAACTCGTTGGAAAATATTTACCTCAACAGCTTTCTGAAGAAGAATTACAAGTGATAATCTCAAATGCTGTTTCTGAAGTTAATGCTACATCAATGAAAGATTTTGGTAAAGTTATGGGTGTCGTTATGCCGATAACAAAAGGCAAAGCGGATGGCAATGTGATTAATCGCCTAGTTAAAGATCAATTAAATTAA
- a CDS encoding deoxyribonuclease IV, with protein sequence MVLLGSHVSMNGKKMLLGSAEDAASYNSSTFMIYTGAPQNTKRKPIEDMNIEAGTAYMKEHGLSDMVVHAPYIINLGNTLKPENFSFGIEFLKAEIVRAEALGARQITMHPGAHVGEGASAAIKQIIKGLNEVLHKDQLAQIALETMAGKGTEIGRSFEELAEIISGVTMNEKLSVTMDTCHINDAGYDVKNDFDGVLQEFDDIIGLEKLKVIHVNDSKNPQGSHKDRHANIGFGTIGFDALNAVVHHPKLKTLPKILETPFVGEDKKNKLAPYGHEIKMLRTQIFNPNLLEDILNQKEY encoded by the coding sequence ATGGTATTGTTAGGATCACATGTATCAATGAATGGCAAGAAAATGTTGTTAGGTTCAGCAGAAGATGCGGCGAGTTATAATTCGAGTACCTTTATGATTTATACCGGAGCGCCACAAAATACGAAAAGAAAACCGATAGAAGATATGAACATTGAAGCAGGTACGGCATATATGAAAGAGCATGGGTTGTCCGATATGGTTGTCCATGCCCCTTATATTATTAATTTGGGTAATACATTAAAACCTGAGAATTTTTCTTTTGGTATTGAATTTTTAAAAGCTGAGATAGTGCGTGCTGAAGCATTAGGTGCTAGACAAATTACTATGCACCCTGGAGCTCATGTTGGAGAAGGAGCCTCAGCAGCGATTAAACAAATTATTAAAGGTTTAAATGAGGTACTGCATAAAGATCAATTGGCACAGATTGCCTTAGAAACAATGGCTGGAAAAGGCACAGAAATAGGTCGTTCTTTTGAAGAATTAGCAGAAATTATTTCTGGCGTCACAATGAATGAAAAACTGTCAGTTACAATGGATACTTGCCATATTAATGATGCAGGTTACGATGTTAAGAATGATTTTGATGGTGTTTTACAGGAATTTGATGATATTATTGGGTTAGAGAAGTTAAAAGTCATCCATGTTAACGATTCAAAAAATCCACAGGGTAGTCATAAAGACCGCCATGCTAATATTGGTTTTGGAACAATAGGATTTGATGCTTTGAACGCTGTAGTACATCATCCCAAACTAAAAACATTACCAAAAATTTTAGAAACTCCTTTTGTTGGAGAAGACAAAAAAAACAAACTAGCACCTTATGGTCATGAAATCAAGATGTTGAGAACCCAGATATTTAATCCTAATCTATTAGAGGATATACTAAATCAAAAAGAATATTAA
- a CDS encoding RDD family protein — protein MDNNFKSTEKGTTKELDLSELKQFLAKEEEDSNRKKRLIQLDKENGKQVEQLDNEEEIEKEIKVRTPEELRNERRLYWQEQQKQQQVEKTPFNFYPSYFYGGFWFRLFAYLIDLLVIESLNRLIVSSYFIITKTPMRTEFFSLFSISQLGLFLLYFILITKLTNGQTIGKMIFGLRVVSFKEEKLSWLTVIIREGFGRFILKTVSILYLSILFTKRNQHVVDLLTDTSVVLEKTVSAIDWYKSEHSLHLQ, from the coding sequence GTGGATAATAATTTTAAATCAACCGAAAAAGGTACAACAAAAGAATTAGATTTAAGTGAATTAAAACAATTTTTAGCAAAAGAAGAAGAGGATAGTAACCGAAAAAAGCGTTTAATTCAACTAGACAAAGAAAATGGAAAACAGGTAGAACAGCTGGATAACGAAGAAGAAATAGAAAAGGAAATAAAAGTACGTACTCCTGAAGAATTAAGAAATGAACGTAGACTTTATTGGCAAGAACAACAAAAGCAGCAACAAGTTGAAAAAACTCCATTTAATTTTTATCCTTCTTATTTTTACGGAGGTTTCTGGTTTAGGTTATTTGCCTATCTCATTGACTTACTAGTTATTGAAAGCTTGAATCGATTAATTGTCAGTTCTTATTTTATAATAACTAAAACACCAATGAGAACTGAATTTTTTTCCTTGTTTTCAATTAGTCAATTAGGTCTATTTTTATTGTATTTTATTCTAATTACAAAACTAACTAATGGACAGACAATTGGGAAAATGATTTTTGGACTTAGAGTCGTATCTTTTAAAGAAGAAAAATTAAGTTGGTTAACAGTAATTATTAGAGAAGGCTTTGGTAGATTTATTTTAAAAACAGTAAGTATTTTATACTTATCGATTCTTTTTACAAAAAGAAATCAACACGTCGTTGATTTACTTACTGATACCTCAGTCGTTTTAGAAAAAACTGTTAGTGCGATTGACTGGTATAAATCTGAACATTCCCTCCATTTACAATAG
- a CDS encoding pyruvate, water dikinase regulatory protein — protein MRDNILEKQKKINLYIISDSVGGTANKLGQAAMAQFPGVDANVSAYPFIRGEDTLYSILEKASKDNALVIHTLISSTLTSLIVSYCQGHDLFCFDVLNPVVKEIEQRTNTKPLEEPGVLHQLNDNYFDRISAIEFAVKYDDGRDPKGFLEADIVLLGISRTSKTPLSMFLANQNYKVANLPLVPEAHIPDTLWKVNPKKIVGLTNDRRVLNSIRRERMIAYGLNPETGYSKIDRIDEELAFATKLYDELNCLVINVATKSIEETAAIIINTLQLDSKKRTF, from the coding sequence ATGAGGGATAACATATTGGAAAAACAAAAGAAGATTAACCTATATATTATTTCAGATTCTGTTGGCGGAACAGCCAATAAATTAGGACAAGCAGCAATGGCTCAATTTCCGGGTGTCGATGCAAATGTATCTGCCTATCCATTTATTAGAGGGGAAGATACACTTTATTCCATACTCGAGAAGGCTAGTAAAGATAACGCCTTAGTTATTCACACGTTAATTTCATCTACACTAACTAGTTTAATTGTTTCTTATTGTCAGGGCCATGATTTATTTTGTTTTGATGTTTTAAATCCTGTTGTCAAAGAAATTGAACAACGTACGAATACTAAGCCTTTAGAAGAACCCGGTGTATTGCACCAATTGAACGATAATTATTTTGACCGCATTAGCGCAATTGAATTTGCTGTAAAATACGATGATGGCAGAGATCCAAAAGGCTTTTTAGAAGCGGATATTGTATTATTAGGAATATCTCGTACTTCTAAAACACCGTTAAGCATGTTCTTAGCTAATCAGAATTATAAAGTTGCAAATCTACCCTTAGTTCCTGAAGCTCATATCCCAGACACGTTATGGAAAGTTAATCCTAAGAAAATTGTTGGGTTAACAAATGATCGCCGTGTACTAAACTCCATCAGACGTGAACGTATGATTGCTTATGGATTAAACCCAGAAACAGGTTATTCAAAAATTGACCGTATCGATGAAGAATTAGCCTTTGCTACAAAATTATATGATGAACTCAATTGTTTAGTAATTAATGTAGCAACGAAATCAATTGAAGAGACTGCTGCTATTATTATTAATACATTGCAATTAGATTCAAAAAAAAGAACATTTTAA
- a CDS encoding LemA family protein, translating to MKKGMKIAIGVVIALLILIVPFISSYNGLIQEESNVDVAWSQVESQLQRRNDLIPNLVNSVKGAMTQEQTVFGNIADARSKLSGAGSVEEKIDANNEMTSALSRLLVVVENYPELKSNQNVTALMDELAGTENRVAVERQRYNDAVQGYNNKVKRFPGSIIANATGFEEKPYFKAVEGAETAPEVNFE from the coding sequence ATGAAAAAAGGGATGAAAATAGCTATTGGTGTTGTAATAGCATTGTTAATCTTAATAGTACCATTTATCAGTTCATATAATGGGTTAATACAAGAAGAGAGTAATGTTGATGTTGCTTGGTCTCAAGTCGAATCACAATTGCAAAGACGAAATGATTTGATTCCAAACCTTGTTAACTCAGTCAAAGGTGCAATGACGCAAGAACAAACTGTGTTTGGAAATATTGCAGATGCACGATCTAAATTAAGTGGTGCTGGTTCTGTTGAAGAAAAAATTGATGCCAATAATGAGATGACTTCAGCTTTGTCTCGATTGTTAGTGGTGGTTGAAAATTACCCTGAATTAAAATCGAACCAAAATGTTACAGCTTTAATGGATGAATTAGCTGGGACAGAAAACCGTGTAGCAGTGGAAAGACAACGTTACAATGACGCTGTTCAAGGCTACAACAATAAAGTTAAACGTTTTCCAGGATCTATTATTGCAAACGCAACTGGTTTTGAAGAGAAACCATACTTTAAAGCTGTAGAAGGTGCTGAAACTGCTCCAGAAGTGAATTTTGAATAA
- the ybeY gene encoding rRNA maturation RNase YbeY, translating to MEIDLFDETNKITAEQKEMIQSILEFSGDYIHLEEETEMSILFVDNEKIKEINREFRFKDIPTDVISFALEDEVKDDFILDLAGFEGTVPRNIGDIVISVDKAIEQASEYGHTLDRELGFLSLHGFLHLNGYDHMEPDEEKEMFGLQKEILDAYGLER from the coding sequence ATGGAAATAGATTTATTTGATGAAACAAACAAAATAACTGCAGAACAAAAAGAAATGATTCAATCTATCTTAGAGTTCTCTGGTGATTACATTCACTTAGAAGAAGAGACTGAAATGTCTATTTTATTTGTTGACAATGAAAAAATAAAAGAGATCAATCGAGAATTTCGGTTTAAAGATATACCAACGGATGTTATCAGTTTTGCACTTGAAGATGAGGTTAAGGATGATTTTATATTAGATTTAGCAGGTTTTGAAGGAACAGTACCTAGAAATATCGGTGATATTGTTATCTCAGTGGATAAAGCAATAGAACAGGCAAGTGAGTATGGACATACGCTTGATCGTGAGCTTGGTTTTCTTTCTCTTCATGGATTTTTGCATTTAAATGGGTATGATCATATGGAGCCAGATGAAGAAAAAGAAATGTTTGGCTTACAGAAAGAGATATTGGATGCCTATGGCCTGGAAAGATAA